TGAAGGCATTCCAGAGTGAGGGCTTGCAAACGCTGTATCGGCAGGCGTGTCTGTGGTGTGGGGGACGGCTTGGCGAAACTTCGCGGGTGAATCCCCGGGAAGGGCGGTGAATCATCGTCGGCCAAGCCGTCACATTGCGGTCTTCGATGGATTGGTGGAGATTGTAACGGGCGAGGTGGTGTATGCAGATCAGCTTTCATACCGATGCGTTTAATTCAGCGTACTGGGATTTTGAGAAGTGTTTGGCCTGGGCAGAGGCCCATGATGTCCATTACATCGAATGTGGTGTGATCGATGGTGCCAGTTGGATCCACGGATTAGGGTATCAACCCCATGTGGCCCTGTACCAGGATCCGCTGCTTTTGCGGCGAAAAATGGAGAATTACGGCGTTCGGTTTTCCCAGATTGACGCTGCCTTTCCGCTTTCCGGCCGCGAGGGGCTTTTTTACGGTGTGGCCTACGTGCTGAAAAGTATCCCCTGGGCGAAACATGCTGGGTGTCCGCGGATTGCCACGACCGATGGTCTTCACCGGCCCCCGGATATGTCCGACGAAGAGGCCATGGCCCTCATGAAGCGCTGTTACGAACAAATCGTCGAGGTCGCCGAGGCCTACGAAATCACCGTGAATATTGAAGTCCACGGCTATTTCACGACCAATCCCGATCGCCTGGCGGAAATGCTTGCCTTTTGTGACAGTCCGTTCTTGCGTCTCAATTTGGATACAGGAAATTCGTTTATTGCAGGCCGGGACCCGGTGGAGTTCTGTCGTCGTTTCCTCGATAAGATCAATCACGTTCATGTCAAGGATGTCAGCCCGTCGTTGGCAGCAGCCGTGCGGGGGCAGGAAACGGGAATCGCGGTGAGCCATTGTGCGATTGGGGACGGCGTCAACGCCGAGAACATTCGCCAGGTGCTGACCATCCTGCGCGACAGCGGTTACAATGGGCCGCTGAGCATGGAGTGCGAAGGACAGGGAGGTCCCATGATCGAACGATCCCTCCGCTGGTTGCGGAGTACGCTTCAGCAGCTCGGAATTTCCGAGGAAAAATAGCCGGCGATAGGGAGGCTGTCCCGCGATGTGTTCTTGCGAGGGATAACACCGACGCGCGCGAGCAAGCGGAACCTCCAACATTCGATGGGCTGACGATGTACATCCTGCGGTGATGATGTCGGCGGGGCGAGCTCGGTTATGTGTTTGAGTGTTCTCTCCGTTTGAGTGTTCTCTCCGGCGGAGCGTGAATAGAGTTGCGGATCGGACCGCGCAGGTGATTCAACGAAGGAGGATCTTCATCATGACTCGCAATTCCAGGAGCGGGAATTCGGCATGGTCACGTCGGGAGTTTTTGGCCAGGACGGGA
This is a stretch of genomic DNA from Thermogutta terrifontis. It encodes these proteins:
- a CDS encoding sugar phosphate isomerase/epimerase family protein, which encodes MQISFHTDAFNSAYWDFEKCLAWAEAHDVHYIECGVIDGASWIHGLGYQPHVALYQDPLLLRRKMENYGVRFSQIDAAFPLSGREGLFYGVAYVLKSIPWAKHAGCPRIATTDGLHRPPDMSDEEAMALMKRCYEQIVEVAEAYEITVNIEVHGYFTTNPDRLAEMLAFCDSPFLRLNLDTGNSFIAGRDPVEFCRRFLDKINHVHVKDVSPSLAAAVRGQETGIAVSHCAIGDGVNAENIRQVLTILRDSGYNGPLSMECEGQGGPMIERSLRWLRSTLQQLGISEEK